The genomic stretch AATGATTTTTACGGACTCTCGTGCCAAACGCTTAAAATCTTGATTAAAGGTCGATAACTGATAGTTTAACCATTCTGCTTGAGGGATATTATCAAAGCCAATCACTTGTAAATCATCTGGAATCTTTAAACCAAACTCCAGACGAGCCACATCCATTAGCGCCATAGCAATATTATCGGTTGCACAAAATACGCCATCAGGTCTGTTAACTTGGCTAAGCACTACTCTGATTTTATCTAGAGCCTCTGTGTAGTCAAAGCTGGCTTCAACAACATGCGCTTGTTTATTTGTCAGGCTTTCAAACTCACTACAAAAACCAGCCTTACGTTCATTATTAGTGAACGTGGGTATATCACCCGTTAAGTAGATTGCTGATTTTACGCCATTGTTATGAAAATGCTTTGCGGCTGTTTGACCTGCTGCGTAGTTGTCACTCACCACATGACTACTTCTTGTACCTTCAACTACTCTGGCGAATTGAACAACAGGGATATTGAATTCGGCACACTCTTCATAAAGTGATTTGTTGAATGTCGCCGAAGCCGCGATCACACCATCGACACGATACTGAAAAATATTGGGAATAGAGTGGAGTGCTTCATCGTCAACTTGCCATGGGATAAGTACCGCTGAATAACCTTGTTTTTGTAATTCGCTAGATATTAATTGCAGCGTTTTCATGTGCAAAGGGTAATCAGTATCTGGAAAAACTAAACCAATCAGTTTAGATTCATTGGTAGTTAGGCTACGAGCAAAAGCATTGGGACGATAATTTAACGTTTTGGCAGCTGCAAATACTTTGTTTTTGGTCTTTTCACTGACTGAGCTACCCGGCAAAAAGACACGAGATACCGTCGATTGAGATACGCCGGCTAATTTTGCAACATCTTTTGAGGTAGCGTTTGCTTTAGGTATATTCATGAGTGAGCTATTATTTTTAGTAAGGTGACTAAAACTAGAATAACATAATTAGGCAAGTTGTTCATAAGCCTGAGCTAATTTGCCCAGGCTTATTAATATTAGAGAGTAGGGTTTGTTATTTTTTGAGTACGTTCAAATACATCTAAGCCTTGCTGTTGTAACCAATAAGGTAGATCAATCAACACCCAGTTTTCAGACAATTTGTCCCCGTCGCGATAATAAACATCAACAACTTGCATGTTTGCTCTCACTTCGCCGCCTGGCATACCTAAAAAACCACCTGTTGGCGTATTTGAAAGGTTTGGCCAACCGAAGAAACAAGAGAAGCTGCCTTCAGCAAAACGACAAACGTGGCCATTGAATTTTTTGTCTTTTAAATTGTTACGGAACGGCAGTTGGTGCTGTTGTTGGTAACGAGGGATCGTATACGATGCGCCGATACCACAAGGTCCATACCATACCATGTCTTTAGACCAGCTTTTCGCAAGTACTTCAGGTGGGCAGCCCATTGCACCGCTATCGTTAAGCGCTGATAGATCATCAACCATTTTGTTTACCAGCGCTAGGGTTGCAATACCTTCGGCTGGATCTGCATCTTCGAATAATAAACCGTCGTGATTACGTGGGCCAGGGTATACAAAGTGCTTGCCCGTTGACGGTGGTAGTGGGTAACAACCAGCTTGATCCATCATGCCGAGAAGGTCTAAGAACAAACCAGTCTTGGTGATTTTGCCATTTTCTACGCAACTAAATTCAGCGTAGCGAACATTCATAATTTTGCCTGTTGGGCGCATACCAAGGAATTCAGCATCGAATAGCCCCATGAAATGCCCCATACTCATCACCCATGTTTCACCTGCAGCGACTTCATTTTCACCGGCGATGAAGATATCTTGACGACGTTGCATACGGGTCATCGATTTCATCATTGGTGACCAGAATATGTCAGCTGCTGCTTGTGCGCCTTGCTGTTCACGGAATGGGTACACACTTCGCCATAGGTAGTCTTCTGAAGTATGCGATTTTAGTACTTCTGCTACATTTTCGTGCGTTGCTTTTTCCATTGCATCGAAATAATCACGAACTATTTTTTTTGCTTCTTGATATTTAGACATTTTATCTCTCTTTTGCTGACGAGCCTGTTTCTAACGGGCTAGAAAAAATAAATCATATTATCGACAGGCGAGGCGCCTGCCGTTTAAATAAAGGTTGTTACTATGCGTTAGCTTGTTTCAGTGATTTTTCTTTGTAGAAAATACCGCCTTTCAATGTTTCAGGCAGAGAGAACCACAGTAGACCAGCAATGATCCAGATGATTGGAGAGCCCCACATTGCCGTCTCTAGATCTGAACGTTCTTGGATGTAAACCAATACCATTGGCGCCCACATGCCGATGATACGACCACCGTGGAATAAAGCCGCGCCAAAGTTACGTAGATGTGGAGGGAATAATTCAGAGAAATAACCACCCCATACTGCCGACGCAGATAAGCCAAAGTTGTATATAAGGCCAAGTATCGCGAGCATATTTAGGCTACCAATCATGACGTCGCTTGGTGCAACAAAGAATACTGAAGCCATGACACCGGCGATGATAAACCCTAGCGCGTTAACTTTACGGCCGTATTTATCCGCAATAGCGCCCCATACCCAAGCTCCGAATAATGAACCGAATGCAGATATAGAGAAAATGATACCGATGGTAGCCCCATCGAACTCTCGAACCTGCCTTAGATAGGTTGTCACGAACCCACTAAAGAATTGGTAACCATAGAAGTTAAGGCCAGCAAGTAATAGACATGAGAGCGTTAGCTTGCGGTAAGGTGCACTGAGCATTTCGCCCCAAGAACCTTTTTTCTTTTCTGCTCCAGCATTTTCTTGTTCAGCGGCTTCTTCTTCACCATATGCGATCACTTTTTTGTCGTTTGGTAAAAGGAAAATCATCAGTGCGGCTGCAACTAACGGTGGAATACCACCAACCCACATTAGGCTCTGCCAAGGTGCGTCAATGCTGGTGATAAATGCTGCGTAGGCACCCATAGCCATTAAGGCAACAGAGAACATACTTGATGCAAAAGCCGTTAATTTACCACGAACACTGGGGGTAAATAGGCCAATCATCATTGATACAGCGACGGTAAAGTAACCCCCAAGTGAAATACCGATAATAAAACGCATTAATGCCCACGTCGCGTAATCGGTAAACATCATATTAATAATGGTCGCGCCACCATTTAGGGCGGTAATGACAACCAAGGTCGACTTTTTACCAAAGTTAGATGCAACCCATGCACAACTTAATGCCCCTATAAGCGCACCAACCGATTGCCAAGTATAGAATTGAGCCGTATCCGCTAAGCTAATACTGTCATATTCTTCAACAAGATATGGGCGGACGTAATCAATAATTACAAAGTTATAACAATAAAAAAAGTAACCCACCAAAATGGCAATGTACGCAGCAATACGCTGAATCATTGGCACTTCGCTCATATGTTTCCGTTCAATCATGACCGATAGACCTCTTTAATAGGGATAGTTAATTATATTTAGGAAGGAAGTTGATTATCCGTTTTAACATCCACTTCGTTCGAATTCGGGTGAATGATAGATTTTTAGGAAAAAAAGAACTGTGATCAACTTCAAAACTAAAATGATTACGTACCCATTTGCACTTTATTAGTCATTTATGACTTGTTTTAGTGATGAATATCGCAGTTACTCGGTGTAAATTTCCGTAAAACTCATTTTTTGATAAGATGTTGTTACTATTTATTAGCGATGTTACTAGTAATATACAAATGGTTACGTACTCAAGTCTTGCTGTAGTGGTGTGTTATATTATTATTACCTTATTAATAAGTTACTTAGTTAACTTTCGTTATAATAAAGGTGATGATTTCGCTACAGGGGGGCAGCAATTTGGTTGGTTCACAGCCGGCGTTTCCATTTTGGCCACTTATATTAGTGCAATGACGTTTATTGGTATGCCAGGTTGGGTGTACAATTCGGGCATGGAAGCGATGAGTGTCCATTTAAACTATCCCATCGTCATATTCTTTACCGTTACTTTCTTTGTTCCGGTCTTTTATAAGCTTAAATTAACCTCAATATATGAATACCTTGAACTGCGTTTTGGGATCTATGCTCGAACCATCAATTCGCTCGTATTTCTTGTTGTTCAGTGTATCTCTGCAGGCGTCATCTTATATGCGGTCGCACTTATACTTGTGCAAGTGATACCGATATCGATCTCTGAAGCCATTATTTATATCAGCTTATTTACAGCGCTATATACGTGTATTGGCGGTATATCGACGGTGATATGGACCGATATGCTGCAATCTATTGTGCTGGTGATCGGCAGTGTTGCGATTTTTTGTATACTGCTCATAGATATAAATTCCAAGGAGTTCTTGTCGCCAAATAATCTGACTATTATCAATACCAGCTTTGATCTTGGAGTGGATACTACGCTATGGGCTGGCGTTGTTGCCGTGAGTTTCTTACACCTGAGCGTCTATGGTACTAACCAGTTAATAATACAAAGAACGTTAGCAACGAAAAACGTTGAACATGCGCAAAAGTCTATGTTGCTGTGTGGCTATAGTGCTTTCTTTATATATCTATTTTTCTCTGTGTTAGGTGTGTTGCTGAGTATTTATTATCAAAACCAACATTTTGATAATAGTAATGAAGTCATTCTTGATTTTGTTTTTAATCACACCAATCCAATTGTGATTGGGCTGGTGATTTCGGCATTAGCAGCGGCAGCAATGTCGACATTAGATTCAACTTATAATTCAATGGCAACTGTTGCTACCTTTGATATTTATAAACGCTTTGTGTGTAAAAATGGTTCACAGCGTCATTATGATTCTGTGGCAAGAAAGATGAGTCTGGTAGCCGCTGCAGCAGTTGTTGTCCCGGCATTACTCGCCATATCGAATGAATCGGTGCTGAAAACAATTGCAAGTTTGACGTCTATTTTTGTTGGTATTCGATTGGGATCATTTGTACTCGGGCTGTTCTTTCACAAGGCCAATGAAAAAGGGGTCATCGTCGGTAGTATTCTTAGTATCGTGGCAGTGTTCATGGCACGCTATGCCGATATATCGTGGCCATGGTTTGCCCCGATTGGCACCTTGGTATTCTTATTCTTTGGTGTGTTGACGAGTCGCTTCTATGGCTGTAATTCTATCGAGCAACAACATTTCATTAAAAATCAAACCGCACTTGTTTCTAAACCTAAAGCGAGTCATTACGGCCTATTTGTGTTTGGCGCAATGACTATCGTTGCCTGTCTGTTTATACCCGATTGGCTCTTTGCTGTACTTTCATAGGATGAACAAAAATATCTATGACATGCACAAATGACTATGGCATATAGAAAACGCCTAATGGTGTTAACGCAAATGCTGCATAGCATAATCGATAAATACTTTAAGCTTTGTGGGCATATATTTGGTTTGGGCATACTGCAGCGCAATGATCCCCTGATAATTGCTTTTAACCGTCCAACCGCAGAGAACCTCGGTTACATCGCCTTTGCGAATTGCTTCCTGCACGACGAAATCGGGGAAAATACCGATACCTAAGCCATTAATGACACCGTTTAAACGCATCTGAGAATGGTTGACCGCGTAACGACCTGAGACGGTAATGGTATGGGATTCATCACCTTTGATTAAACCCCAGATGTGGTCGGTTTCATTCTCTGCTAAATACAGGCAATCGTGTTGTGCTAATTGTTCGGGGTGAGAGGGGGTGCCTTTTTCTTTTAGATAATCTGGACTTGCACATAGCACTAAGCAGGTTTTACCTATCTCTTTTAACACCAAATTTTCATCTGGCTTATCCGTTAGCAAAAAGGCGATATCGATACCGTGTGCAAAGATATCGATTGGCCCATCAATCGCCCGTAATTTAAGTTGGATCTGCGGATATTGCTTTAAAAACGGAATCACAAAAGGCTGTAGTACCACATTCAAAAATGCCTCCGGTGCCGCAACTGTTATTGAACCTGCGGCTTGAGTATGTTCGTCACTGGATATTTCTACCGCTTGCTTTGCCGCATTCACCATAGGCACACACTGATCGTAAATCTTCTGTCCCGCCTCGGTAATGATCAGCTTTCTAGTGGTGCGCTCAAATAGTTTAATCGATAAAGCGTGCTCAAGTCGGGTAATTGTTTTGCTCAATGCTGAAGGTGTGACATTTATTTTCTTTGCCGCCGCGGTAAAACTGCCTTCTTGAACAACTAAAGTAAAACTCGCCAAGTCGGGTAATAAGGCGATTAATTTTTGCGATATCATCATTCTATTTGTGCCTGTGTTTCACTAATGTTTTTCCATTCACAGGGATAATAGTCTTATATGAGATCAATTAGAATAGTTTTATAGTATAAATTATTTCATAGCTTGTGCGGCTTTTCTTAATCATAAGTTGCTAATTACAAGTTGCTTCAAATAAAGTTAAAAAGGAATATTTGCATGACTTCTACATTCTACAATCAGATCAGTGAACAGCTAGAGCAAACTAAAGCTGATGGCCTTTATAAAAACGAACGCGTGATCACTTCTGCCCAAAACGCCAACATTCAAGTGGCGGGTAATGAAGTTGTTAACTTTTGTGCGAATAACTACTTAGGTTTAGCTAATCACGCTGATCTTATTGCTGCGGCACAGTCTGGTTTAGATAGCCACGGCTTTGGTATGGCGTCAGTACGCTTTATTTGTGGTACGCAAGACAAGCATAAAGAATTAGAAAGCAAAATCAGTACTTTCCTTGGTATGGAAGATACTATTTTGTATACCTCTTGTTTTGATGCAAACACAGGTTTGTTCGAAACATTGTTAGGCGCTGAAGATGCAATCATCTCAGACGAACTTAACCATGCATCTATTATTGATGGTGTACGTTTATGTAAAGCCAAACGTTTCCGTTATAAAAATAACAACATGGCATCATTAGAAGAACAACTGATTGCTGCAGACGCTGCTGGCGTACGTCACAAGCTAATCGCCACTGACGGTGTATTCTCAATGGACGGCGTGATCGCGAACCTTGAAGGTGTTTGTGATCTTGCTGACAAATACAACGCATTAGTCATGGTTGATGATTCTCACGCTGTGGGTTTTGTTGGTGAAGGCGGTCGTGGTACGCCTGAACATTGTGGCGTTATGGACCGTGTTGACATTATTACGGGGACATTAGGTAAAGCACTTGGTGGCGCATCAGGCGGTTACACTTCAGCTAAAAAAGAAGTCGTTGATTGGTTACGTCAGCGTTCACGCCCGTACTTATTCTCTAATTCCGTTGCACCTGCAATCGTTGCAGCATCTATTCGTGTCATCGAAATGATGGAAGCAGGTCATGACCTACGTGCAAAAGTGAAAGCAAATGCAGAACATTTCCGTAATGAAATGAGCGCAGCTGGCTTTACACTTGCTGGTGCAGATCACGCGATCGTACCAGTTATGATCGGCGATGCTGCACTTGCCGCTGAAATGTCTGAGCGTTTACTTGCTGAAGGCATCTACGTCATTGGTTTCTCTTTCCCTGTGGTACCACATGGTAAAGCCCGTATTCGTACGCAAATGTCAGCTGCGCACAGCGTAGAACAAATTGATATTGCGATTGCCGCATTTACCCGTATCGGTAAAGACTTAGGCATTATCTAAAGAAACAATTAATTAAGCTTCGAAGCCGTTCTTATCTATGAATTAGAGTCTGAGTGACGAAGCTTAATATTATCGATAAAAGTGGATTAAAAAAATGAAAGCACTAGCAAAATTAAAACCTGAACAAGGTATTTGGATGACAGATGTTGAAGAGCCAACGCTTGGACACAATGACCTGTTAATCAAAATTCGTAAAACGGCAATTTGTGGTACAGATATCCATATCTACAACTGGGATGAATGGTCACAAAAGACGATCCCAGTACCTATGGTTGTTGGTCATGAATACGTGGGCGAAGTTGTTGGCATTGGCCAAGAAGTGCGTGGTTTCAGCATCGGCGATCGTGTTTCTGGCGAAGGTCACATTACTTGTGGTCACTGTCGTAACTGCCGTGCAGGCCGTACACATTTATGTCGTAACACCACAGGTGTTGGTGTTAACCGTGAAGGTGCATTCGCTGAACTATTAGTTATTCCTGCATTTAACGCATTCAAACTACCAGATGATGTTTCTGATGACATGGCTGCAATCTTTGACCCGTTTGGTAACGCAGTACACACCGCATTATCATTTGACGTTGTTGGTGAAGATGTATTAATTACTGGTGCTGGTCCAATTGGCATCATGGCTGCTGCAGTATGTAAGCACGTTGGCGCACGTAATGTTGTGATCACCGATGTGAACGAATACCGCTTAGATCTAGCACGTGAAATGGGTGTTACTCGCGCTGTAAACGTAGCGACTGAGTCACTTCAAGATGTAATGGACGAGCTTAAAATGACTGAAGGCTTCGATGTTGGTCTTGAAATGTCAGGCGTTCCATCAGCATTCAGCGATATGCTAGACAAGATGAACCATGGCGGTAAAGTGGCTATGCTAGGTATTCCACCAAGCACAATGAATATCGATTGGGGCAATGTTATCTTTAAAGGTTTAGTTATTAAAGGTATCTATGGTCGTGAAATGTTTGAAACTTGGTATAAAATGGCTGCATTAATCCAGTCAGGTTTAGACCTAACGCCAATCATTACACACCACTTCCCAATTGATCAATTCCAAGAAGGTTTTGATATTATGCGTTCAGGTATGTCAGGTAAAGTTATCCTTGATTGGGAATAATAACAGATAGATTGACTATTCTCGGTTACCAAAAATCCAAGTGTCTAAAGCACTTGGATTTTTTTATGCTCGTCTTTCAAGCCATCGACATCATTAAATTAAAATGTGATCCGTGTCGTATATCTAATTTAAGCAAATAAAATAGTCGATTTAGTCGCTAATCACGTAACATTGGATTGCATTCATTAACAACTCAGCTTACACTTGTGCGCTATTAATAAATGAAACTACTTCATCAGGCTTTAGAGATAGTATTATGAAAGATCATATTATGAAAAAACCACCGCTAATTTGGTTAAACGTATTCGTTTTTGCTTCAACCTTCCTTGCTGCTATAACTTTAGTACCTTGGTATGGCTTTACATATGGCTTTGAAACTTTCGAAGTTGTCGCTATGATTGTTGGTATATTTGTATGTGGTTTATCTATTACAGGTGGTTACCACAGACTCTGGTCACACCGTACTTATAAGGCGCATTGGTCAGTCCGTCTTATATTTGCACTCGGTGGTGCATTTGCATTACAAAATAGTGCGATTCACTGGAGTTCTGATCACCGTCGTCATCACAAGCATGTCGATCATGATGATAAAGACCCGTACTCAGCAAGCCATGGTTTTTGGTTCTCGCACATAGGTTGGATGCTACGCGAATATAATGCGATGATTTATACCGATTACACCAATGTTCGAGACTTACAAAAAGATGCTATCGCAGTATGGCAGCACAAATACTATAACGTACTGGCGTTTGCAATGAATGTGGGTGTACCTATTTTAGTGGGCCTGTTATACGGAGACGTGTGGGCGAGTATGCTATTACTAGGTGTTTTACGTCTGGTATTAAGCCATCACTTTACATTCTTCATCAATTCATGGGCGCATATGTGGGGCACACAGCCTTATACAGATCGTAATACCGCGCGTGATAATGCCTTATTAGCTATCTTTACCCATGGCGAAGGTTACCATAACTACCATCATATTTTTGAAACCGATTACCGAAATGGTATTAAATGGTATCAATACGATCCGACGAAATGGTTAATCAACGTGTTAGCTTGGTGTAATTTGGCGAGTGATTTACGTACTGTACCTGAAGCACGTATAGAACAAGCTAAACTGAAAATGGAGCTAAAACGTCGTCACGAAAAAGTGCAGCACTTGCCAAATTCTGAAGAGGTTATTTTACGCCTGAATCAAGAATACGATGTGTTATGTGAGAAACTTAACGCTTTTTATAAAGCAAAAGTCGTCTTATTTGAATCGAAGAAAAAATCTTTGAATGAAAAATTAGATAAAATTCAATTTGAGCAACAAATTCGTGATACTAAATTACAGCTAAACCAGCTTAGAGAAGCGTTCCACGAGCAACGCAAAGTATGGAATAACATGCAGCTTAGTTTTGCTCACTCGTAAATGAGTAATAAGTCGTAATAAGTAATCGCAATAATAAGAGACTGTACCCTTAATACAGTCTCTTTAATGCCATGGATGGCATAAGATAATTAGGGAGGATATTTTGATAACGCATAAAGATATGCGCAAGTATTTACTTGCCCATGATTTACCCACCAATGACTTCGGTAACGCTACTTTTTTCGCCCACGTTGAATATGCCAGTCCATTACATCAGTGTCATGTCGAGACGCTTGTTAGTTTTGTGCTTGCTGGTTATTGTGAAGGCACTATTCGCCTCGATCCGAATGAAGATCTAAATCAGATTGATTACATGCTCAATTTCACCTGCGCTTGGCATGAGTGTAGATTTGATCTCGTGAGCAATAGTTTTGTTATTCGTGGCCATGATTTAA from Moritella marina ATCC 15381 encodes the following:
- a CDS encoding LacI family DNA-binding transcriptional regulator, producing MNIPKANATSKDVAKLAGVSQSTVSRVFLPGSSVSEKTKNKVFAAAKTLNYRPNAFARSLTTNESKLIGLVFPDTDYPLHMKTLQLISSELQKQGYSAVLIPWQVDDEALHSIPNIFQYRVDGVIAASATFNKSLYEECAEFNIPVVQFARVVEGTRSSHVVSDNYAAGQTAAKHFHNNGVKSAIYLTGDIPTFTNNERKAGFCSEFESLTNKQAHVVEASFDYTEALDKIRVVLSQVNRPDGVFCATDNIAMALMDVARLEFGLKIPDDLQVIGFDNIPQAEWLNYQLSTFNQDFKRLARESVKIIVDQISQNDSTLVKLMLPANFIERKTTR
- a CDS encoding ester cyclase; the protein is MSKYQEAKKIVRDYFDAMEKATHENVAEVLKSHTSEDYLWRSVYPFREQQGAQAAADIFWSPMMKSMTRMQRRQDIFIAGENEVAAGETWVMSMGHFMGLFDAEFLGMRPTGKIMNVRYAEFSCVENGKITKTGLFLDLLGMMDQAGCYPLPPSTGKHFVYPGPRNHDGLLFEDADPAEGIATLALVNKMVDDLSALNDSGAMGCPPEVLAKSWSKDMVWYGPCGIGASYTIPRYQQQHQLPFRNNLKDKKFNGHVCRFAEGSFSCFFGWPNLSNTPTGGFLGMPGGEVRANMQVVDVYYRDGDKLSENWVLIDLPYWLQQQGLDVFERTQKITNPTL
- a CDS encoding MFS transporter, which codes for MIERKHMSEVPMIQRIAAYIAILVGYFFYCYNFVIIDYVRPYLVEEYDSISLADTAQFYTWQSVGALIGALSCAWVASNFGKKSTLVVITALNGGATIINMMFTDYATWALMRFIIGISLGGYFTVAVSMMIGLFTPSVRGKLTAFASSMFSVALMAMGAYAAFITSIDAPWQSLMWVGGIPPLVAAALMIFLLPNDKKVIAYGEEEAAEQENAGAEKKKGSWGEMLSAPYRKLTLSCLLLAGLNFYGYQFFSGFVTTYLRQVREFDGATIGIIFSISAFGSLFGAWVWGAIADKYGRKVNALGFIIAGVMASVFFVAPSDVMIGSLNMLAILGLIYNFGLSASAVWGGYFSELFPPHLRNFGAALFHGGRIIGMWAPMVLVYIQERSDLETAMWGSPIIWIIAGLLWFSLPETLKGGIFYKEKSLKQANA
- a CDS encoding sodium:solute symporter family transporter encodes the protein MVTYSSLAVVVCYIIITLLISYLVNFRYNKGDDFATGGQQFGWFTAGVSILATYISAMTFIGMPGWVYNSGMEAMSVHLNYPIVIFFTVTFFVPVFYKLKLTSIYEYLELRFGIYARTINSLVFLVVQCISAGVILYAVALILVQVIPISISEAIIYISLFTALYTCIGGISTVIWTDMLQSIVLVIGSVAIFCILLIDINSKEFLSPNNLTIINTSFDLGVDTTLWAGVVAVSFLHLSVYGTNQLIIQRTLATKNVEHAQKSMLLCGYSAFFIYLFFSVLGVLLSIYYQNQHFDNSNEVILDFVFNHTNPIVIGLVISALAAAAMSTLDSTYNSMATVATFDIYKRFVCKNGSQRHYDSVARKMSLVAAAAVVVPALLAISNESVLKTIASLTSIFVGIRLGSFVLGLFFHKANEKGVIVGSILSIVAVFMARYADISWPWFAPIGTLVFLFFGVLTSRFYGCNSIEQQHFIKNQTALVSKPKASHYGLFVFGAMTIVACLFIPDWLFAVLS
- a CDS encoding LysR family transcriptional regulator: MMISQKLIALLPDLASFTLVVQEGSFTAAAKKINVTPSALSKTITRLEHALSIKLFERTTRKLIITEAGQKIYDQCVPMVNAAKQAVEISSDEHTQAAGSITVAAPEAFLNVVLQPFVIPFLKQYPQIQLKLRAIDGPIDIFAHGIDIAFLLTDKPDENLVLKEIGKTCLVLCASPDYLKEKGTPSHPEQLAQHDCLYLAENETDHIWGLIKGDESHTITVSGRYAVNHSQMRLNGVINGLGIGIFPDFVVQEAIRKGDVTEVLCGWTVKSNYQGIIALQYAQTKYMPTKLKVFIDYAMQHLR
- a CDS encoding glycine C-acetyltransferase is translated as MTSTFYNQISEQLEQTKADGLYKNERVITSAQNANIQVAGNEVVNFCANNYLGLANHADLIAAAQSGLDSHGFGMASVRFICGTQDKHKELESKISTFLGMEDTILYTSCFDANTGLFETLLGAEDAIISDELNHASIIDGVRLCKAKRFRYKNNNMASLEEQLIAADAAGVRHKLIATDGVFSMDGVIANLEGVCDLADKYNALVMVDDSHAVGFVGEGGRGTPEHCGVMDRVDIITGTLGKALGGASGGYTSAKKEVVDWLRQRSRPYLFSNSVAPAIVAASIRVIEMMEAGHDLRAKVKANAEHFRNEMSAAGFTLAGADHAIVPVMIGDAALAAEMSERLLAEGIYVIGFSFPVVPHGKARIRTQMSAAHSVEQIDIAIAAFTRIGKDLGII
- the tdh gene encoding L-threonine 3-dehydrogenase; the encoded protein is MKALAKLKPEQGIWMTDVEEPTLGHNDLLIKIRKTAICGTDIHIYNWDEWSQKTIPVPMVVGHEYVGEVVGIGQEVRGFSIGDRVSGEGHITCGHCRNCRAGRTHLCRNTTGVGVNREGAFAELLVIPAFNAFKLPDDVSDDMAAIFDPFGNAVHTALSFDVVGEDVLITGAGPIGIMAAAVCKHVGARNVVITDVNEYRLDLAREMGVTRAVNVATESLQDVMDELKMTEGFDVGLEMSGVPSAFSDMLDKMNHGGKVAMLGIPPSTMNIDWGNVIFKGLVIKGIYGREMFETWYKMAALIQSGLDLTPIITHHFPIDQFQEGFDIMRSGMSGKVILDWE
- a CDS encoding fatty acid desaturase yields the protein MKDHIMKKPPLIWLNVFVFASTFLAAITLVPWYGFTYGFETFEVVAMIVGIFVCGLSITGGYHRLWSHRTYKAHWSVRLIFALGGAFALQNSAIHWSSDHRRHHKHVDHDDKDPYSASHGFWFSHIGWMLREYNAMIYTDYTNVRDLQKDAIAVWQHKYYNVLAFAMNVGVPILVGLLYGDVWASMLLLGVLRLVLSHHFTFFINSWAHMWGTQPYTDRNTARDNALLAIFTHGEGYHNYHHIFETDYRNGIKWYQYDPTKWLINVLAWCNLASDLRTVPEARIEQAKLKMELKRRHEKVQHLPNSEEVILRLNQEYDVLCEKLNAFYKAKVVLFESKKKSLNEKLDKIQFEQQIRDTKLQLNQLREAFHEQRKVWNNMQLSFAHS